TGATGAGCTAGATATTGTTCGGACATCGACTTTGCCATCCCGGATTCGGGTAGACCGATCGAAGACGTCGAATCTAGGATTACGACGACTCTTTTGAATTGTGTTAAGGATTTTTCAAATTCGGGTGAAGATTTCACATAACGCACCGTGCAATTTGAAACAAGGCAGAGGACAAAAACGAAAAGTAAGGCTGTTATCTTTCTGAAACGTATCATTTAGATTTCTTTTTCGGGATTTTTTTCTTGAGTGGAATCTTCGGTTTCACGTCGCTCTTCGCTATTCTTGGCTTCGGCTGAATCGGGAGTGCCTCGGGAATCTTCGCTTCTAACGTCGGTTCTTCCGCTTCCTCAGGCCCAAGACCCAAAGGAACCGTTTCGGATTCCTCGGACTTTCTGGATCGGTATGCCAATTCTAAGATTGCCGGCAAAAGAGTTAAGGCGATTAAGAGGCAGGCGGCAATTCCGATTGTCGCCACTTTCCCGATGGAGTGCAATCCTCTTTGGTCCGCGAGTAGTAATGCGCTCCATCCTACTAATGTAGTTAACGTGGAAGCAATCACTGCCGGCCCGACCATTGCCATGGCTCTGACGATATCGTGATCCTCTCTAAAGCGATAGTAGATGTAGATTCCGTTTTGGATTCCATATCCGATCACGACGGGAAAAACAAGGACGTTCATAAAATTGAGTTTTAAGCCGATCAAAGCCATAAAACCAACCGTAACTAAAATTCCTAAAAGCAAGGGAATCAAAGATAGAACGGCAGGCAAAAAAGCTCTATAAAAAAGAATTAATACGATAATCACTAAAAACAATGTGATCAAAAATGCCGCAAATCCCTCTTTTTGGACGATCAGGATCAAATTTGCAAAAAGCATCAAACTTCCCGCAGTGCTCGTCTTGAACGTATACGATCTTGCTTGCGCGACATTCTTATAGGGTCTATGTTCGAGGATCGTCTCGACGGTACCGGGTAGAATCTTTAAGGAAAGAAATTTTTCCTTAGTATAAGAATTCAATGCGGCAAGAAGGGCCCTCTCTTCCGACTTTGAATACGTTTCTTTACTTGGTTCAATAAATCCTTTTCCGGCGATGCCCGTGGAATATAAGATCGTATTTAAATTTCTGCGGGAAATTTTCGGTACTTCCAGTTGTCCGACTGCGGCAAAGAATTCCAATAGCTTTCCGCCATGCCATAGAGCCACTTTCGGATACAGGAAGACTATATGACCTTTTTCTTTCGAAGTAGGAATTTCCTTAAATTGAGTTGCAAAATAATCCGGAACTTCCCGGTATCCGTACGGTTTTACCGAAAGAAATACTTTGGCTTTAGGAAGATACTTTCTCTGTTCGGGTTTTAGAAACGCCGGTTTGACGGGCTTCATATCTTTCGAAATCTGATCTAGAATTTTACGATTTGCTAATTGTTGCCCATAGGGTGGAACGAAATTCCAAAGCGAAACGACTTGGTCCACGGAACCGGAAATTTCCTCCGGGACCGGATTCATATAGTCGAATACGGCTTCGGATTCCTCCAAAGTATTCACGACTATCGCTTGCGGATCCGACGAAATATCGAACCGATCCGAGATTTCGTCGTAGAGGTTTACGGATTCTTGATTCTCGACGAGTAAGTTTCTGCCGTTCACGTCGAACTCGACTTTAGGAGCGAAGAATCCCAGAAAGAGGACAGCCAGTACGACTACCGTCGCAAGCAACCCGGGTCTGGAATAAAATTTTCTCAGTATTCGGGAGGGTGTCTGTTGTGCTTCGTTTAATAGAAAAACTTTCGATAAGCGCGGGAACCATTTTAAAAGTAACGTAATCTGTATTGCCGTAACCGCGTACATCGTCACGGCGATTACGAGAGTTCCGTAGGTCGCTATGATTCCGAATTCGCTGAAGCCCCGAAACTCCGAAAAGGAAAGCACCACGAATGCCGAAGTGGTCGTTAATGCCGAACTTAAGGAGGCTACTCCCGTATGATAAATCGTATCCTTGATGGATCGAATTAAATCCTGCTTTTTGGTGAATTCTTCCCTAAATCGATACAAGAATTGAATTCCATAGTCGATGCCTAGACCCATTAAAATGGACCCGATGATGCTGGTGATGCTATTTAGCTCTCCGATAAAAAACCCTGTGATCCCGAAAGTTATCAATAATCCCGAAAAAAGGGAAAAAAGAAGCATAGCGATGAAAAGAGGGTTTCTGAAGAACAGCAAAAGTAAAAACGCGATTCCTGCAAATGATGCAATTCCGATCGGCTTCAAGGCGCCTATCAAAGTCTCATAATCGTCTTGGTTAAGTTTATAGGTTCCGGTATAGCCCGCGTAAACGCCGTCCTTTTCTAGATGGGATTCCTTTACTATGGTTTGGATTCTTTGGTCCAGCCGTTTGTCAAAATCGATATCTACGAAAGATCCGGTCGGTTTGATCAATAATAAGAGCATTCCCTTGTCGGGAGAAATATTATATTCGTCGAATATATCTCGCTTAGCTAAGCGCTGGTATTTGGAAATAATATCGTTAAAATCGGGGTTATATTCCTCGTCGGTCAGCTTTATGAAGAAGGGGTTTGCGCGTTCAACTTCCTCTTCGATTTTTCGTTTGACTCTTTTTCGTATTTCGCTCAAGTCTTCCGTTTTTAAAAATAGAGGAAGCCTATCTTGCAAAAAGGAAACGTTATATCGGTACGATACGAATCGAACGAATTCCTTATCCGCCAAAAATAATTCGGCGAGTTTTTCGGAGGACCGTTTGAGGACCTTTTCCCTCTCTTTATAATAGGCTAAATGCTTCCGTTTTTCCGCATCGGCAAGATCGAGTTCTTTTTTTTGCAGATCGACATTGCCGTCCCGCTTAGCTTGAAAGGCTTTCACTAAGTGGGAGGTCATTCCCTTCTCGTCCTTAAACTTGAGAACTACGGTATAAAATCCGCTTCCTCCGACCATTTCGATCACTTTACGCGTTATGACGACCGAAGGGTTTTCCGGAGGCAATAGTTCCA
The Leptospira inadai serovar Lyme str. 10 genome window above contains:
- a CDS encoding efflux RND transporter permease subunit is translated as MRKFLSKSTDAVLTRPVTSSICLLIFLFVSAFYTTRLSINSNNLELLPPENPSVVITRKVIEMVGGSGFYTVVLKFKDEKGMTSHLVKAFQAKRDGNVDLQKKELDLADAEKRKHLAYYKEREKVLKRSSEKLAELFLADKEFVRFVSYRYNVSFLQDRLPLFLKTEDLSEIRKRVKRKIEEEVERANPFFIKLTDEEYNPDFNDIISKYQRLAKRDIFDEYNISPDKGMLLLLIKPTGSFVDIDFDKRLDQRIQTIVKESHLEKDGVYAGYTGTYKLNQDDYETLIGALKPIGIASFAGIAFLLLLFFRNPLFIAMLLFSLFSGLLITFGITGFFIGELNSITSIIGSILMGLGIDYGIQFLYRFREEFTKKQDLIRSIKDTIYHTGVASLSSALTTTSAFVVLSFSEFRGFSEFGIIATYGTLVIAVTMYAVTAIQITLLLKWFPRLSKVFLLNEAQQTPSRILRKFYSRPGLLATVVVLAVLFLGFFAPKVEFDVNGRNLLVENQESVNLYDEISDRFDISSDPQAIVVNTLEESEAVFDYMNPVPEEISGSVDQVVSLWNFVPPYGQQLANRKILDQISKDMKPVKPAFLKPEQRKYLPKAKVFLSVKPYGYREVPDYFATQFKEIPTSKEKGHIVFLYPKVALWHGGKLLEFFAAVGQLEVPKISRRNLNTILYSTGIAGKGFIEPSKETYSKSEERALLAALNSYTKEKFLSLKILPGTVETILEHRPYKNVAQARSYTFKTSTAGSLMLFANLILIVQKEGFAAFLITLFLVIIVLILFYRAFLPAVLSLIPLLLGILVTVGFMALIGLKLNFMNVLVFPVVIGYGIQNGIYIYYRFREDHDIVRAMAMVGPAVIASTLTTLVGWSALLLADQRGLHSIGKVATIGIAACLLIALTLLPAILELAYRSRKSEESETVPLGLGPEEAEEPTLEAKIPEALPIQPKPRIAKSDVKPKIPLKKKIPKKKSK